The Geobacillus stearothermophilus ATCC 12980 genome contains a region encoding:
- a CDS encoding RNA-guided endonuclease InsQ/TnpB family protein — protein MKEAINILVTRVEQHQINSYHYLYHYCNDLCFKSKNLYNYANYIVRQEFINNNEWIRYNSLDKMLKHKQVYKELPAQTSQQILRLLDKNWKSFFKAIKDWSKNKEKYLGKPKLPKYKKKNGRNVVIFTNQQCKIKDGYIKFPKTDLKLKTKVIEGLQQVRIVPKGSIYVIEVVYKKEIPNMIRESNRVVGIDLGLNNFVTMVNNIGETPIVINGKGVKSINQYYNKQKAYFQSILKKQNGLNWSKRLEKLTLKRNNKIKDFMHKASRYVVDWCVKHNIDTIVIGKNDNWKQEVDLGKRLNQAFVQIPYDMFIEQLQYKCEEVGIKVVLTEESYTSGTSFLDGEAPIKENYDKNRGIKRGLFKSNKGILINADVNGAYNIMRKVFPKAFANGVEGVGLHPVKLNVA, from the coding sequence ATGAAGGAGGCGATAAATATTTTAGTAACAAGAGTTGAACAACATCAAATTAATTCCTATCATTACTTATATCATTATTGTAATGATTTATGTTTCAAATCTAAAAATCTTTACAATTATGCTAATTACATTGTTAGACAAGAGTTTATAAATAACAATGAATGGATTCGTTATAATTCATTAGATAAGATGTTGAAACATAAACAAGTTTATAAAGAATTACCTGCTCAAACATCGCAACAAATATTAAGATTGCTAGATAAGAACTGGAAGTCATTTTTCAAGGCTATAAAGGATTGGAGTAAAAACAAAGAAAAATATTTGGGTAAACCAAAGTTGCCTAAATATAAAAAGAAAAATGGGCGTAATGTGGTGATTTTTACTAATCAACAATGCAAAATTAAAGATGGATATATTAAATTTCCAAAAACTGATTTAAAACTAAAAACAAAGGTTATTGAAGGATTGCAACAAGTGCGAATTGTACCAAAGGGTAGTATTTACGTAATTGAAGTTGTTTATAAAAAAGAAATTCCAAATATGATTCGTGAAAGTAATCGTGTTGTAGGTATTGATTTAGGATTAAACAACTTTGTAACTATGGTAAATAACATCGGTGAAACACCGATTGTTATTAATGGCAAAGGAGTCAAATCCATAAATCAATACTACAACAAACAAAAAGCGTATTTTCAAAGTATTTTAAAGAAACAAAATGGATTGAATTGGAGTAAAAGACTAGAAAAATTAACATTAAAACGAAACAATAAAATTAAAGACTTCATGCATAAAGCAAGTAGATATGTTGTAGATTGGTGTGTTAAGCATAATATTGATACGATTGTTATTGGTAAAAATGATAATTGGAAACAAGAGGTTGATTTAGGGAAACGATTAAATCAAGCGTTCGTTCAAATTCCTTATGATATGTTTATTGAACAATTACAATACAAATGTGAAGAAGTTGGAATTAAGGTTGTGTTAACAGAAGAATCATATACAAGTGGAACATCGTTTTTAGATGGCGAAGCTCCAATCAAAGAAAATTATGATAAGAACAGAGGAATTAAGAGAGGTTTATTTAAATCCAATAAAGGTATTTTAATTAACGCAGATGTCAATGGAGCATACAACATCATGAGAAAAGTATTCCCAAAGGCGTTCGCCAATGGGGTAGAGGGTGTAGGGTTACACCCTGTTAAGCTAAATGTAGCTTAA
- the gmk gene encoding guanylate kinase, whose protein sequence is MKSERGLLIVMSGPSGVGKGTVRKALFSRPDIKLHYSVSVTTRKPREGEVEGVDYFFRTREQFEQMIRENKLLEWAEYVGNYYGTPIDYVEKTLAEGKDVFLEIEVQGAMKVRRAFPEALFIFLAPPSLTELEKRIIGRGTESKELIENRLRAAKEELEMMDAYDYVVENDEVELACERIKAIVTAEHCRRERVAERYKRMLGVE, encoded by the coding sequence TTGAAAAGCGAACGTGGATTGTTAATCGTCATGTCAGGGCCGTCCGGCGTTGGCAAAGGGACGGTGCGCAAAGCGCTGTTTTCGCGTCCTGACATCAAGCTTCATTATTCAGTGTCCGTCACAACACGCAAGCCGCGCGAAGGCGAAGTGGAAGGCGTCGACTATTTCTTTCGGACGCGCGAGCAGTTTGAACAAATGATTCGGGAAAACAAGCTGCTCGAATGGGCCGAGTATGTCGGCAACTATTATGGGACGCCGATTGATTATGTGGAAAAAACGCTCGCCGAAGGGAAAGACGTGTTTTTGGAAATCGAAGTGCAAGGAGCGATGAAAGTGCGGCGGGCGTTTCCAGAGGCGCTCTTCATTTTCTTGGCCCCGCCAAGTCTCACGGAGCTTGAAAAGCGGATCATCGGACGCGGCACCGAGTCGAAAGAGCTGATTGAAAATCGGCTGCGGGCGGCGAAAGAGGAGCTTGAAATGATGGATGCGTACGACTATGTCGTGGAAAATGATGAAGTCGAGCTCGCCTGCGAGCGGATCAAGGCGATTGTCACGGCTGAGCATTGCCGGCGCGAACGCGTCGCCGAGCGATATAAACGGATGTTGGGGGTGGAATGA
- a CDS encoding Rqc2 family fibronectin-binding protein, with amino-acid sequence MSFDGVFTYAIVGELEEALAGGRITKIHQPSAYEIVLLVRARGHNHKVMLSAHPTYARVHLTNETYNNPSEPPMFCMRLRKQLEGSIIESVRQADFDRIIIIDAKGRDELGDLQTKRLIIEVMGRHSNIILVDASTNTIIDSLKHLPPSVNRYRTVLPGHPYVAPPTHGKLNLLEATEEMVLKKIDFHAGKLAHQLVSAFSGISPLFANEAVFRAGLANRTTLPKSFLSLIDDVRGRRFAPMMYTNVEKEWFYVLPLKHLKIEGQPFASASELLDRFYFGKAERDRVKQQAHDIERLMANEKAKNEKKLLKLEQTLEEAKKADVYRLYGELLTAHLYAIKRGMTEIEVANYYDENGGTITIPLDPQKSPSENAQQYFQKYQKAKNSFAVVQEQIERTKEDIAYCDTILSQLETASPKDVEEIRDELIEQGYLRPRAAKGAKKRKPTAPELDRYVASDGTEILVGKNNKQNDYLTTKLAHKDDVWLHVKNIPGSHVVIRNKQPSDETLLEAANLAAYFSKARHSGSVPVDYTRIRYVKKPSGAKPGFVIYENEQTLYVTPDEELVRTMKQRQKEQAAKPS; translated from the coding sequence ATGTCCTTTGACGGAGTGTTTACGTACGCCATTGTCGGTGAACTCGAAGAGGCGCTTGCGGGCGGGCGGATCACGAAAATCCACCAGCCGTCGGCGTATGAGATCGTGCTGCTTGTGCGCGCCCGGGGCCATAACCATAAAGTGATGCTGTCGGCGCATCCGACGTACGCGCGCGTCCATTTGACAAACGAAACGTACAACAACCCATCCGAGCCGCCGATGTTTTGCATGCGGCTGCGCAAACAGTTGGAAGGAAGCATCATCGAGTCGGTCCGCCAAGCCGATTTCGACCGCATCATCATCATCGATGCAAAAGGCCGCGATGAACTCGGCGATCTGCAGACGAAGCGGCTCATCATCGAAGTGATGGGCCGCCATAGCAACATCATCCTCGTTGATGCATCGACCAACACGATCATCGACAGCTTGAAACATTTGCCGCCGTCGGTCAACCGCTACCGGACGGTGCTTCCCGGGCATCCGTACGTCGCCCCACCGACGCACGGCAAGCTGAACCTGCTTGAGGCGACGGAAGAAATGGTGCTGAAAAAAATCGACTTTCACGCCGGCAAGCTCGCCCATCAGCTTGTTTCCGCCTTCAGCGGCATTTCGCCGCTATTTGCCAATGAGGCGGTGTTCCGCGCTGGACTCGCCAACCGGACGACGCTGCCAAAAAGCTTTCTTTCGCTCATCGATGACGTGCGCGGCCGCCGCTTTGCCCCGATGATGTACACGAACGTGGAAAAAGAATGGTTTTACGTTTTGCCGCTTAAGCACTTAAAAATCGAAGGCCAACCGTTTGCGAGTGCAAGCGAGCTATTGGACCGCTTTTATTTCGGCAAGGCCGAGCGCGACCGCGTCAAGCAGCAAGCTCATGACATCGAGCGTCTCATGGCGAACGAAAAGGCGAAAAACGAGAAAAAGCTCCTAAAGCTCGAACAGACGCTCGAAGAAGCAAAGAAAGCCGACGTTTATCGACTGTACGGCGAACTGCTCACCGCCCATTTGTACGCCATAAAGCGCGGCATGACGGAAATCGAGGTCGCAAACTACTACGACGAAAACGGAGGCACCATCACCATTCCGCTCGACCCGCAAAAATCGCCGTCCGAGAACGCGCAACAGTACTTTCAAAAATACCAAAAAGCGAAAAACTCGTTCGCCGTCGTTCAAGAACAAATCGAGCGGACGAAAGAAGACATCGCCTATTGCGACACGATTTTAAGCCAGCTTGAAACCGCCTCGCCGAAAGATGTCGAGGAAATCCGCGACGAGCTCATTGAACAAGGCTATTTGCGCCCGCGCGCGGCCAAAGGAGCAAAAAAGCGCAAACCAACCGCACCCGAGCTTGACCGCTACGTCGCAAGCGACGGCACGGAAATACTCGTTGGCAAAAACAACAAACAAAACGATTATCTCACAACAAAGCTGGCCCATAAGGACGATGTTTGGCTGCATGTGAAAAACATTCCCGGCTCGCACGTCGTCATCCGGAACAAGCAGCCGTCTGACGAGACGCTCTTGGAAGCGGCGAATCTTGCCGCCTACTTCAGCAAAGCGCGCCATTCCGGCTCCGTGCCTGTCGACTACACGCGCATCCGCTATGTAAAAAAACCGAGCGGCGCCAAGCCGGGATTTGTCATTTACGAAAACGAGCAAACGCTCTACGTCACACCGGATGAAGAACTCGTCCGCACCATGAAACAGAGGCAAAAAGAACAAGCGGCGAAACCATCGTAA
- a CDS encoding dihydroorotate dehydrogenase: MNRLAVELPGLSLKNPIMPASGCFGFGREYARFYDLSVLGAIMIKATTKEPRFGNPTPRVAETPGGMLNAIGLQNPGLDKVLEEELPWLEQFDVPIIANIAGSTVEEYVEVAEAISKAPNVHALELNISCPNVKKGGIAFGTVPDVAAELTRLVKEVSAVPVYVKLSPNVTDIVAMAKAIEQAGADGLTMINTLVGMRIDVKTGRPVLANGTGGLSGPAVKPIAIRMIYEVSQAVSIPIIGMGGVQTAEDVLEFFYAGASAVAVGTANFVDPFVCPTIINDLPALLDDLGIGHISECIGRSWKTGAHAVHCRA; encoded by the coding sequence ATGAACCGGCTTGCGGTCGAACTGCCGGGTCTTTCGCTCAAAAACCCGATCATGCCGGCGTCCGGCTGTTTTGGATTTGGCCGCGAGTACGCCCGGTTTTACGATTTAAGCGTGTTAGGCGCCATTATGATCAAGGCGACGACAAAAGAGCCGCGCTTTGGCAACCCGACACCAAGGGTGGCAGAAACGCCGGGCGGGATGTTAAACGCCATCGGCCTGCAAAACCCCGGCCTTGACAAAGTGCTCGAAGAAGAACTGCCGTGGCTTGAACAGTTTGACGTACCGATCATCGCCAATATCGCTGGCTCGACGGTGGAAGAGTACGTCGAGGTAGCCGAAGCGATTTCCAAAGCGCCCAATGTCCATGCGTTAGAGCTCAACATTTCCTGCCCAAACGTGAAAAAAGGCGGGATTGCGTTCGGCACCGTGCCGGACGTGGCCGCGGAACTGACGCGGCTTGTCAAAGAAGTGTCCGCCGTGCCGGTTTACGTGAAGCTGTCTCCGAACGTCACCGACATCGTCGCGATGGCGAAAGCCATTGAACAAGCGGGCGCCGATGGCTTGACGATGATCAACACGCTCGTTGGCATGCGCATCGACGTGAAAACAGGCCGGCCCGTTTTGGCCAACGGCACCGGCGGCTTATCTGGCCCGGCGGTCAAGCCAATCGCCATTCGCATGATTTATGAAGTGAGCCAAGCGGTGTCGATTCCGATCATCGGCATGGGCGGTGTGCAAACGGCGGAAGACGTGCTCGAGTTTTTCTACGCCGGCGCGAGCGCGGTTGCGGTCGGCACAGCCAACTTCGTCGATCCGTTCGTCTGCCCGACGATCATCAACGACCTGCCGGCGCTGTTGGACGACCTCGGGATCGGCCACATTTCCGAATGCATAGGAAGGAGCTGGAAGACCGGTGCACACGCCGTTCATTGTCGCGCTTGA
- a CDS encoding Uma2 family endonuclease — protein MNPEPSKLYTYADYIQWDGRWELIDGKAYNMSPSPTWEHQFTVMELSFAFRSYFQNKDCYVAIAPFDVRLSENDDYTYAKHVVQPDISVICNRNNLTPNGCLGAPTLIVEVLSPSTALKDRNEKFKLYEQFGVKEYWIVDPLYKTIEVFGLEDGFFKKREAFGENETIISFLFTDCSLEARRLFFQ, from the coding sequence ATGAATCCAGAACCATCCAAACTGTATACGTATGCCGATTATATTCAATGGGATGGGCGTTGGGAGCTTATTGATGGAAAAGCTTACAACATGAGCCCTTCACCAACGTGGGAGCATCAGTTTACCGTTATGGAACTATCGTTCGCATTTCGTTCGTACTTTCAAAATAAAGATTGCTACGTTGCCATTGCTCCTTTTGATGTTCGTCTCTCCGAAAACGATGACTACACATATGCAAAACATGTCGTTCAACCCGATATTTCTGTCATTTGCAATCGAAACAACTTAACACCAAACGGCTGTTTAGGCGCACCAACACTCATTGTCGAGGTTCTTTCTCCGTCTACAGCATTAAAAGATCGAAATGAAAAATTTAAACTATACGAACAATTTGGTGTAAAAGAATATTGGATTGTTGACCCTTTGTATAAAACGATTGAAGTATTTGGGTTAGAAGATGGATTTTTTAAAAAAAGAGAAGCGTTTGGGGAAAATGAAACCATCATCTCTTTTCTATTTACCGATTGTTCTCTCGAGGCGAGGCGATTATTTTTTCAATAA
- the rpoZ gene encoding DNA-directed RNA polymerase subunit omega yields MLYPSIDLLMQKVDSKYKLVTVVAKRARELQDGAELMVKKPVSKKFVGQALEEIAGDKVELVEEEK; encoded by the coding sequence ATGCTGTATCCTTCCATCGATTTGCTGATGCAAAAAGTGGACTCCAAGTATAAGCTTGTCACGGTGGTGGCCAAACGGGCACGCGAGTTGCAGGACGGTGCGGAGCTGATGGTGAAAAAGCCGGTGTCGAAAAAATTTGTCGGCCAGGCGCTCGAGGAAATTGCCGGTGACAAGGTCGAATTAGTGGAAGAGGAAAAATAA
- the pyrE gene encoding orotate phosphoribosyltransferase, translated as MKHDIAAKLLQIGAVALQPNEPFTWSSGLKSPIYCDNRLTLAYPDVRRTIADGLAELIRTHFPKADLIAGTATAGIPHAAWVSERLELPMCYVRSQAKAHGKGKQIEGQAEPGQRVVVIEDLISTGGSSLAAVRALKEAGCEVLGVAAIFTYGLEKAKQAFAEENLPAYTLTDYNTLIETAVRLGAVSEHDLATLRKWRENPEEWGK; from the coding sequence ATGAAACACGACATCGCCGCCAAACTGCTTCAAATCGGGGCCGTCGCCCTGCAGCCGAACGAGCCGTTTACATGGTCTTCGGGCTTGAAATCGCCGATTTATTGCGACAACCGCCTGACGCTCGCTTACCCCGACGTGCGCCGCACGATCGCCGACGGCCTCGCCGAACTCATCCGCACCCATTTCCCTAAAGCGGACCTCATCGCCGGCACCGCAACCGCCGGCATCCCGCACGCCGCCTGGGTGAGCGAGCGGCTTGAGCTGCCGATGTGCTACGTCCGCAGCCAGGCGAAAGCGCACGGCAAAGGAAAACAAATTGAAGGCCAAGCCGAACCGGGCCAGCGCGTGGTCGTTATCGAAGACTTGATCTCGACGGGCGGCAGCTCGCTTGCGGCCGTCCGCGCCTTGAAAGAGGCGGGCTGCGAGGTGCTGGGCGTCGCCGCCATTTTCACATACGGGCTCGAAAAAGCGAAACAGGCGTTTGCCGAAGAGAATTTGCCTGCCTACACGCTTACGGACTACAACACCCTCATCGAAACGGCCGTTCGCCTTGGCGCCGTCAGCGAACACGATCTGGCGACATTGCGAAAATGGCGGGAGAATCCGGAGGAGTGGGGGAAATAA
- the remA gene encoding extracellular matrix/biofilm regulator RemA — translation MMMKFINIGYGNMVSAARIITIVSPDSAPIKRIIQDARESGKLVDATHGRRTRAVIITDSDHVILSSVQPETVANRLYGSDDFSEEG, via the coding sequence ATGATGATGAAATTTATCAATATCGGGTACGGAAACATGGTGTCAGCCGCCCGCATCATTACGATTGTCAGCCCTGATTCGGCGCCGATTAAACGGATCATCCAAGATGCGCGCGAAAGCGGCAAGCTCGTTGACGCGACGCACGGCCGAAGAACGCGCGCGGTCATCATCACCGACAGCGATCACGTCATTTTATCGTCCGTACAGCCGGAAACGGTGGCGAACCGCTTGTACGGAAGCGATGATTTCTCCGAGGAAGGGTAG
- a CDS encoding YicC/YloC family endoribonuclease, with product MVYSMTGFGASTKKTDRLTVAVEMKSVNHRFCEISIRLPRQWLVFEDKIKKAISPYVRRGKVEVFVTIAGEGLVKRSVHIDWDLLGQYWAGVQEAAKRFAIDGSVTAAELLRLDGAVEVVEEEGANEQVEPLLLAAVDEAAKELVAMRRHEGEALAADLRARLHEVEAGVEVIEQRAPLVVEQYRERLARRLREWAPSPVDEARLLTEVAVFAEKADIHEELKRIRSHLAQMTDVLEADEPIGRKLDFLVQELNREVNTIGAKANDSLIAAQVVEMKSVLEKMREQVQNVE from the coding sequence ATGGTTTACAGCATGACTGGTTTTGGCGCGAGCACGAAAAAAACGGATCGCTTGACGGTGGCGGTGGAAATGAAATCGGTCAACCACCGGTTTTGTGAAATTTCCATTCGCCTCCCTAGACAATGGCTCGTGTTTGAGGATAAAATAAAAAAAGCAATTTCACCGTACGTGCGGCGCGGAAAAGTGGAAGTGTTCGTCACGATCGCCGGAGAAGGGCTTGTGAAACGGAGCGTACATATCGATTGGGATTTGCTTGGCCAGTATTGGGCCGGAGTGCAGGAAGCCGCAAAGCGATTTGCCATTGACGGCAGCGTGACGGCGGCCGAGTTGCTTCGGCTTGATGGGGCCGTCGAAGTGGTGGAAGAGGAAGGAGCGAACGAGCAGGTCGAGCCGCTGCTTTTGGCCGCTGTCGATGAAGCGGCAAAGGAACTTGTGGCCATGCGCCGGCACGAAGGGGAGGCGCTGGCCGCGGATTTGCGCGCCCGTCTTCATGAAGTCGAAGCCGGGGTGGAAGTCATTGAGCAGCGGGCGCCGCTTGTAGTCGAGCAATACCGCGAGCGGCTTGCGCGCCGCCTGCGCGAATGGGCGCCTTCTCCGGTTGATGAAGCGCGGCTGCTCACAGAAGTGGCGGTGTTTGCGGAAAAGGCGGACATTCACGAGGAATTGAAACGCATCCGCAGCCATTTGGCGCAAATGACGGACGTCCTTGAGGCGGACGAACCGATCGGGAGGAAGCTTGACTTTTTGGTGCAAGAGCTGAACCGCGAAGTGAACACGATCGGCGCCAAGGCGAACGACAGCTTGATCGCCGCGCAAGTCGTTGAGATGAAAAGCGTGCTTGAGAAAATGCGCGAGCAGGTGCAAAATGTGGAATAA
- the pyrF gene encoding orotidine-5'-phosphate decarboxylase: MHTPFIVALDFPSKQEVERFLRPFAGTPLFVKVGMELYYQEGPAIVAFLKEQGHAVFLDLKLHDIPNTVKQAMKGLARVGADLVNVHAAGGRRMMEAAIEGLDAGTPSGAARPRCIAVTQLTSTDERMLHEELWISRPLVETVAHYAALANESGLDGVVCSANEAPLIKERCGASFLAVTPGIRFADEAAHDQVRVVTPRKARALGSDYIVIGRSLTRAADPLGAYARLQHEWNGGERE, encoded by the coding sequence GTGCACACGCCGTTCATTGTCGCGCTTGATTTCCCATCAAAACAAGAGGTGGAGCGGTTTTTGCGGCCGTTTGCCGGAACGCCGCTGTTCGTCAAAGTCGGCATGGAGCTGTACTATCAGGAAGGTCCAGCCATCGTCGCGTTTCTCAAAGAACAAGGACATGCCGTCTTTTTAGACTTAAAACTGCACGACATCCCAAATACGGTGAAACAGGCGATGAAAGGGCTCGCCCGTGTCGGCGCCGATTTGGTGAACGTCCACGCCGCCGGCGGCCGGCGCATGATGGAAGCGGCGATCGAGGGGCTTGACGCCGGCACGCCAAGCGGCGCCGCCCGACCGCGCTGCATCGCCGTCACCCAACTGACAAGCACGGACGAGCGAATGCTTCATGAGGAGCTGTGGATTTCCCGCCCGCTTGTGGAAACAGTCGCCCATTACGCCGCCTTGGCGAACGAAAGCGGCCTTGACGGCGTCGTCTGCTCGGCGAACGAAGCGCCGCTCATCAAAGAACGGTGCGGCGCCTCGTTCCTCGCCGTCACCCCGGGCATCCGCTTTGCCGATGAGGCAGCGCACGACCAAGTGCGCGTCGTCACCCCAAGGAAAGCGCGTGCGCTTGGTTCTGACTACATCGTCATCGGCCGCAGCCTCACCCGCGCCGCCGATCCGCTCGGGGCGTATGCCCGCCTGCAACACGAATGGAACGGAGGAGAGAGAGAATGA
- a CDS encoding cation-translocating P-type ATPase, translating to MQWHTLAASDVAHETKTNVKTGLTAAEAEKRLRQFGYNELAEGKKESAIVVFFRQFQDFMVLVLLLATVISAFLGEYADAVAIVVIVIMNAILGFIQERRAEKSLAALKRLSAPQAVVLRGGEWVKVPTRELVVGDVVRLASGDRVGADIRLIEAAGLEIEESALTGESVPVAKSAAPLHTKQASLGDLHNMAFMGTLVTRGNGVGIVIATGMKTAMGQIATMLEEADAGATPLQRRLEQLGKILLVVALALTAAVVAVGVIQGHDLYEMFLAGVSLAVAAIPEGLPAIVTVVLALGVQRMIKRNAIVRKLPAVETLGCASVICSDKTGTMTENMMTVTQVWAGGRTFAVSGVGLETDGEFSERGRTVDPNRVPELARLLTMGVLCNSSELKEENGRRYVDGDPTEGALLVAAAKAGLAKGMLLREYTIEQEFPFDSERKMMTVIIRDRNGRRFVVTKGAPDVLLERADRLEWNGREQALTPAWKETIEKAIRQMASSALRTIAIAYRPLAETERIGSEKEAETKLRFLGVAGMIDPPRPEVKQAVARCKEAGMKTVMITGDHVLTATAIAKQLGVLPPGGKVMDGATLSRLSVDELEREVDNIYVFARVSPEHKLKIVNAFKRRGHIVAMTGDGVNDAPALKAADIGVAMGRSGTEVAKEAASLVLLDDNFATIEAAIEEGRNIYENIRKFIRYLLASNVGEILVMLFAMLLALPLPLVPIQILWVNLVTDGLPAMALGLDQPEENVMKRPPRRPDEGVFARGLGWKIVSRGFLIGVVTLAAFLTAYERSGEDLVYAQTAAFATLVLAQLIHVFDCRCDRSVFDRSPFGNMYLVAAVIVSLLLLLVVIYYPPLAAVFHTKPLAAVDWLLIIGLSALPTFLFAGSLFTRK from the coding sequence ATGCAATGGCATACGCTCGCGGCAAGCGATGTCGCGCACGAGACGAAGACGAATGTCAAAACCGGGCTTACGGCGGCGGAGGCGGAAAAACGGCTGCGGCAGTTCGGGTACAACGAGCTGGCGGAAGGGAAGAAGGAGTCGGCCATCGTTGTCTTTTTTCGCCAGTTTCAAGATTTTATGGTGCTTGTGTTGCTTTTGGCGACGGTGATTTCCGCATTTTTAGGCGAGTATGCGGATGCGGTGGCGATTGTCGTCATCGTGATCATGAACGCCATTCTCGGGTTTATCCAGGAGCGGCGGGCGGAAAAGTCGCTTGCCGCCTTAAAACGGTTGTCCGCTCCGCAAGCGGTTGTGTTGCGCGGCGGGGAGTGGGTGAAAGTCCCCACGCGCGAGCTTGTTGTCGGCGATGTGGTGAGACTTGCAAGCGGCGACCGGGTCGGGGCCGACATCCGCTTGATTGAGGCGGCCGGCCTGGAAATCGAGGAGTCGGCGCTGACGGGCGAATCAGTGCCGGTGGCCAAATCCGCCGCCCCGCTTCATACGAAACAGGCGTCGCTCGGCGATTTGCACAATATGGCGTTTATGGGGACGCTCGTGACAAGAGGGAATGGGGTCGGGATTGTCATCGCCACTGGGATGAAAACAGCGATGGGACAAATCGCAACGATGCTCGAAGAGGCGGATGCGGGGGCAACCCCGCTCCAGCGCCGGCTCGAGCAGCTTGGGAAAATTTTGCTTGTCGTCGCATTGGCGCTGACGGCAGCGGTCGTGGCCGTAGGTGTCATTCAAGGGCACGACCTGTATGAAATGTTTTTGGCTGGTGTGTCGCTCGCGGTCGCCGCCATTCCGGAGGGGTTGCCGGCCATTGTGACGGTCGTCTTGGCGCTTGGCGTGCAGCGGATGATCAAACGAAACGCCATCGTCCGCAAGCTTCCGGCGGTGGAAACGCTCGGCTGCGCTTCGGTCATTTGTTCCGACAAAACGGGGACGATGACGGAAAACATGATGACCGTCACGCAAGTATGGGCAGGCGGGCGGACATTTGCGGTAAGCGGCGTTGGTCTTGAAACGGATGGCGAGTTTTCTGAACGCGGCCGGACGGTTGATCCGAACCGCGTTCCCGAGCTCGCTCGCCTGTTGACAATGGGGGTGCTTTGCAATAGTTCGGAGTTGAAAGAGGAAAACGGCCGGCGTTACGTCGACGGCGATCCGACGGAAGGAGCGCTGCTGGTCGCGGCGGCCAAAGCTGGATTGGCGAAAGGAATGCTTTTGCGTGAGTACACGATCGAACAGGAGTTTCCGTTTGATTCCGAGCGGAAAATGATGACGGTCATCATTCGCGACCGGAACGGGCGGCGGTTCGTTGTGACGAAAGGGGCGCCCGATGTGCTGCTTGAGCGGGCGGACCGCCTGGAATGGAATGGGCGCGAGCAGGCGCTGACCCCGGCGTGGAAAGAGACGATTGAGAAGGCGATTCGCCAGATGGCGTCTTCCGCCTTGCGCACGATTGCCATTGCGTATCGGCCGCTTGCGGAAACGGAACGGATCGGATCGGAGAAGGAGGCGGAGACGAAGCTTCGGTTTCTCGGCGTCGCCGGCATGATCGATCCGCCGCGGCCGGAGGTGAAGCAGGCGGTGGCGCGATGCAAAGAGGCGGGGATGAAAACGGTGATGATCACCGGGGATCATGTGTTGACCGCAACGGCCATCGCCAAACAGCTTGGCGTGCTCCCGCCCGGCGGAAAAGTGATGGACGGGGCGACGTTATCGCGCCTGTCGGTCGACGAGCTCGAACGCGAGGTCGATAATATTTACGTGTTTGCCCGCGTCTCCCCGGAGCATAAGCTGAAAATTGTCAACGCCTTTAAGCGCCGCGGTCATATTGTCGCCATGACCGGCGACGGGGTGAACGACGCGCCGGCGTTGAAAGCGGCGGATATCGGCGTCGCGATGGGCCGGTCGGGGACGGAAGTGGCGAAAGAGGCGGCGTCGCTCGTGCTGCTTGATGACAACTTTGCGACGATTGAGGCCGCGATTGAAGAAGGGCGCAACATTTACGAAAACATCCGCAAGTTTATCCGCTACTTGCTCGCCTCGAACGTTGGGGAAATTCTCGTCATGTTGTTTGCGATGCTGCTTGCCTTGCCGCTGCCGCTCGTGCCGATTCAAATTTTATGGGTCAATCTTGTCACCGACGGTTTGCCAGCCATGGCGCTCGGGCTCGACCAACCAGAAGAAAACGTGATGAAGCGGCCGCCGCGCCGTCCCGATGAAGGGGTGTTCGCCCGCGGGCTCGGCTGGAAAATCGTAAGCCGCGGCTTTTTGATCGGCGTTGTTACGCTGGCTGCGTTTCTGACCGCCTATGAACGGAGCGGCGAGGATCTCGTTTACGCCCAGACAGCGGCGTTTGCGACGCTTGTGTTGGCCCAATTGATCCATGTGTTCGACTGCCGCTGCGATCGTTCGGTTTTTGACCGCAGTCCGTTCGGCAACATGTATCTCGTTGCAGCGGTGATCGTGTCGCTGCTGTTGCTGCTGGTCGTGATCTACTACCCGCCGCTGGCTGCCGTGTTCCATACGAAGCCGCTTGCGGCCGTCGATTGGCTGCTCATCATCGGTTTGTCCGCCTTGCCGACCTTTTTGTTTGCCGGCTCGCTTTTTACGAGAAAATAA